From Cyprinus carpio isolate SPL01 chromosome A7, ASM1834038v1, whole genome shotgun sequence, a single genomic window includes:
- the LOC122145538 gene encoding uncharacterized protein LOC122145538 isoform X2, whose translation MNLFQESRCSILGVLLVFFLQGSCADPDVEVHKAVGDSLELIADYPKKDLEVQWKYNMITFAEYRNDDFQKVKSELFNNRLKMNENDISVTVTELTLQDSGRFVIVAVSKSEQYKTKVSVLHVHDLIREVKIEYNYVWLQSENICMFHLRCVASGDQNLSYSWISPQTQGSQLNISLSLAESATLNCTANNTVSVKYTTKTVVCTEK comes from the exons GGTCATGTGCTGATCCAGATGTTGAGGTGCACAAAGCTGTTGGAGACTCTCTGGAATTAATCGCTGATTATCCAAAAAAAGATCTTGAAGTGCAGTGGAAATATAATATGATTACATTTGCTGAGTATCGAAATGATGATTTCCAAAAAGTGAAAtctgaattatttaataacaggttaaagatgaatgaaaacgATATTAGTGTAACAGTAACAGAGCTTACACTCCAGGATTCTGGAAGATTTGTTATTGTTGCAGTAAGTAAatctgaacaatataaaacaaaagtctCTGTACTACATGTTCATG ATCTCATCAGAGAGGTAAAGATTGAGTACAATTATGTCTGGCTGCAATCAGAAAACATCTGCATGTTTCATCTTCGGTGTGTGGCGTCTGGTGATCAGAATCTCTCCTACAGCTGGATCAGTCCTCAGACTCAAGGATCACAGCTGAATATCAGCCTCAGTTTAGCAGAGAGCGCTACACTCAACTGCACAGCCAACAACACCGTCAGCGTTAAGTACACTACCAAGACTGTAGTGTGCACAGAGAAATAG
- the LOC122145538 gene encoding uncharacterized protein LOC122145538 isoform X1, translating into MNLFQESRCSILGVLLVFFLQGSCADPDVEVHKAVGDSLELIADYPKKDLEVQWKYNMITFAEYRNDDFQKVKSELFNNRLKMNENDISVTVTELTLQDSGRFVIVAVSKSEQYKTKVSVLHVHGSCADPDVEVHKAVGDSLELIADYPKKDLEVQWIYNDTIFAEYRNDNLQKVKSELFNNRLKMNEDNISVTVTDLTLQDSGRFSIVAEIISTAKQYKTKVFLLYVHDLIREVKIEYNYVWLQSENICMFHLRCVASGDQNLSYSWISPQTQGSQLNISLSLAESATLNCTANNTVSVKYTTKTVVCTEK; encoded by the exons GGTCATGTGCTGATCCAGATGTTGAGGTGCACAAAGCTGTTGGAGACTCTCTGGAATTAATCGCTGATTATCCAAAAAAAGATCTTGAAGTGCAGTGGAAATATAATATGATTACATTTGCTGAGTATCGAAATGATGATTTCCAAAAAGTGAAAtctgaattatttaataacaggttaaagatgaatgaaaacgATATTAGTGTAACAGTAACAGAGCTTACACTCCAGGATTCTGGAAGATTTGTTATTGTTGCAGTAAGTAAatctgaacaatataaaacaaaagtctCTGTACTACATGTTCATG GGTCATGTGCTGATCCAGATGTTGAGGTGCACAAAGCTGTTGGAGACTCTCTGGAATTAATCGCTGATTATCCAAAAAAAGATCTTGAAGTGCAGTGGATATATAATGATACTATATTTGCTGAGTATCGAAATGATAATCTCCAAAAAGTGAAAtctgaattatttaataacaGGTTAAAGATGAATGAGGACAATATTAGTGTAACAGTAACAGACCTTACACTCCAGGATTCTGGAAGATTTTCTATTGTTGCAGAAATTATAAGTACTgctaaacaatataaaacaaaagtctTTTTGCTATATGTTCATG ATCTCATCAGAGAGGTAAAGATTGAGTACAATTATGTCTGGCTGCAATCAGAAAACATCTGCATGTTTCATCTTCGGTGTGTGGCGTCTGGTGATCAGAATCTCTCCTACAGCTGGATCAGTCCTCAGACTCAAGGATCACAGCTGAATATCAGCCTCAGTTTAGCAGAGAGCGCTACACTCAACTGCACAGCCAACAACACCGTCAGCGTTAAGTACACTACCAAGACTGTAGTGTGCACAGAGAAATAG